In Oxalobacteraceae bacterium OTU3CINTB1, the sequence GTTACTTCAGGCGGATGGCACGGTGTCTTTGAACGACTGGCGCTCCGACAGCTTGTCGAACAACTTGGCGAGGTTGGCGTGGTCGTCGCGCCATGTGATCTCGGGGAAGCGGAACGACAGCCAGCCCAGGGTGCAGCCGACCGCCACGTCGGCCAGCGAATAGTTCTTGCCTGCGCAGTAAGCCTGGTCGCCCAGCTTTTCCGACAGCGCCGCCAGGCCCAGATGCACCTTGCGCATCTGGCGCGCGATCCAGTCCTCGCTTTGCAGCTCGATCGGACGCTGGGTGCGCTCCAGGCGCACGATGATGGCGGCGTCCAGCATGCCGTCGGCCAGCGCCTCCCAGCACTTGACGTCGGCGCGATCGCGGCCGTTCGGCGGCAGCAGCTTGCACACCGGCGTCAGGGTATCCAGATACTCGACCATCACGCGCGAATCGACCATCACACTGCCGTCCTCCATGACCAGGGCCGGCACCTTGCCCAGCGGGTTCAGGG encodes:
- a CDS encoding glutathione S-transferase N-terminal domain-containing protein, yielding MKLIGSLASPYVRKVRVVLAEKKLDCQFELENVWAPDTAISTLNPLGKVPALVMEDGSVMVDSRVMVEYLDTLTPVCKLLPPNGRDRADVKCWEALADGMLDAAIIVRLERTQRPIELQSEDWIARQMRKVHLGLAALSEKLGDQAYCAGKNYSLADVAVGCTLGWLSFRFPEITWRDDHANLAKLFDKLSERQSFKDTVPSA